A stretch of Rhea pennata isolate bPtePen1 unplaced genomic scaffold, bPtePen1.pri scaffold_32, whole genome shotgun sequence DNA encodes these proteins:
- the LOC134154527 gene encoding olfactory receptor 14J1-like, which produces MSNSSSLSEFLLLVYADTRELQLLHFLLFLGIYLAALLGNGLIITAVACVPNLHTPMYFFLLNLSLLDLGSISTTVPKSMANSLWNTRSISYSGCAAQVFLVFFLFSAEYSLLTVMAYDRYIAICQPLHYGTIMDSRACVRMAAAAWASGFLNGVLHTANTFSLPLCQGKRVDQFFCEISQILKLSCADSYFRGVGLLGISGCLMFGCFIFIVLSYVQIFRAVLRIPSEQGRHKAFSMCLRHLAVVSLFLSTIMFAYLKPPSISSPVLDLVLAVLYAVVPLTLNPLIYSIRNKELQQAVRKLIHMVLVQQQ; this is translated from the coding sequence atgtccaacagcagctccctcagtgagttcctcctcctggtgTATGCTGACACACGGGaactgcagctcttgcacttcttgctcttcctgggcatatacctggctgccctcctgggcaatggcctcatcatcacagcagTAGCCTGTGTGCCCaacctccacacccccatgtacttcttcctcctcaacctctccctcctcgaccttggctccatctccaccactgtccccaaatccatggccaattccctgtggAACACCAGgtccatttcctactcaggatgtgctgcccaggtcttcctggttttcttcttgttttcagccgagtattctctcctcacagtcatggcctatgaccgctacaTTGCCATCTGCCAACCTCTGCACTATGGCACaatcatggacagcagagcttgtgtcagaatggcagctgctgcctgggccagtggctTTCTCAATGGTGTGCTGCacactgccaacacattttcactccctctctgccaaggcaaaagagtggaccagttcttctgtgaaatttcccagatcctcaagctctcctgcgcAGACTCCTACTTCAGGGGAGTTGGGCTTCTTGGGATTAGTGGATGTTTAATGTTtggatgtttcattttcattgtgctgtcctatgtacagatcttcagggctgtgttgaggatcccctctgagcagggacGGCACAAAGCCTTCTCCATGTGCCTCCGTCACCTGGCCGTGGTCTCCCTGTTTCTCAGCACTATCAtgtttgcctacctgaagccacCTTCTATCTCCTCCCCAGTTCTGGATCTGGTGCTGGCTGTTCTGTACGCAGTCGTGCCTCTAACACTGAACCCGCTCATCTACAGCAtaaggaacaaggagctccagcaggcagtgaggaaactGATCCATATGGTACTAGTTCAACAGCAATGA